A region of Streptomyces sp. TG1A-60 DNA encodes the following proteins:
- a CDS encoding DUF6230 family protein → MESQVRGGTRWKRFAVVMVPSVAATAAIGVALAQGALAASFSVSGQSFKVTASQLDGKGFSQYGALAEGYTLKGEKTVHPVAVSAFKSASITNMCQSVVTPNVPLLGSVSLKLTAGTGGKKVEAENLYIDVEDLSADAVFKGIDIGVAAKDATKGPGMKGGAEQANPYGFAQQADSAQLTDVKQTAWATTAGTFKLSNLKMSLHKGVVECY, encoded by the coding sequence ATGGAGTCCCAGGTGCGTGGCGGGACCAGATGGAAGCGGTTCGCTGTGGTCATGGTGCCCAGCGTCGCCGCCACGGCAGCGATAGGTGTCGCCCTCGCGCAGGGTGCTCTCGCCGCGTCGTTCAGCGTGTCGGGGCAGTCGTTCAAGGTGACGGCGAGTCAGCTCGACGGTAAGGGCTTCTCGCAGTACGGGGCGCTCGCCGAGGGCTACACCCTCAAGGGCGAGAAGACGGTTCACCCCGTCGCCGTTTCGGCGTTCAAGAGCGCGTCGATCACCAACATGTGCCAGTCGGTCGTCACCCCGAACGTCCCGCTCCTCGGTAGCGTCAGCCTCAAGCTGACCGCCGGTACCGGTGGCAAGAAGGTCGAGGCCGAGAACCTCTACATCGACGTCGAGGACCTCTCGGCCGATGCCGTCTTCAAGGGCATCGACATCGGTGTGGCGGCCAAGGACGCCACCAAGGGTCCGGGCATGAAGGGCGGCGCCGAGCAGGCCAACCCCTACGGGTTCGCCCAGCAGGCCGACTCGGCCCAGCTGACCGACGTGAAGCAGACGGCGTGGGCGACCACTGCCGGAACCTTCAAGCTGAGCAACTTGAAGATGTCGCTCCACAAGGGCGTCGTGGAGTGCTACTGA
- a CDS encoding tetratricopeptide repeat protein, whose amino-acid sequence MQPRNMSMSGVVDLAAVKAAQEAKTKAEQARAAAAGQGGGGAVSPAGLVIDVDEAGFESEVLQRSTEVPVVIDFWAEWCQPCKQLSPVLERLAVEYHGKFVLAKVDVDANQMLMQQFGIQGIPAVFAVVAGQALPLFQGAAPEQQIRATLDQLVQVAEERFGLTGLVVDRDAGPGAPAEAAPQVPAGPYDHLLEAAVRALDAGDFGGAVQAYKNVLSDDPGNSEAGLGLAQAELLQRVQGADPQEVRKAAAENPADAQAQIAAADLDLVGGHVEDAFGRLIDTVRRAAGEDRDAVRRRLLELFEVVGADDPRVAAARRALARALF is encoded by the coding sequence ATGCAGCCACGGAACATGTCCATGAGCGGAGTCGTCGACCTCGCCGCGGTGAAGGCGGCCCAGGAGGCCAAGACGAAGGCGGAGCAGGCGCGCGCCGCAGCGGCCGGGCAGGGCGGGGGCGGGGCGGTCTCCCCGGCCGGCCTGGTCATCGATGTCGATGAGGCCGGGTTCGAGAGCGAGGTCCTGCAGCGGTCCACCGAGGTGCCCGTCGTCATCGACTTCTGGGCCGAGTGGTGCCAGCCCTGCAAGCAGCTCAGCCCGGTGCTGGAGCGGCTCGCCGTCGAGTACCACGGCAAGTTCGTCCTCGCCAAGGTCGATGTCGATGCCAACCAGATGTTGATGCAGCAGTTCGGGATCCAGGGGATCCCGGCTGTTTTCGCTGTGGTGGCCGGGCAGGCGCTGCCCCTCTTCCAGGGGGCAGCCCCCGAGCAGCAGATCCGCGCGACCCTCGACCAGCTCGTGCAGGTCGCCGAGGAGCGCTTCGGTCTCACCGGCCTCGTGGTGGACCGGGACGCCGGGCCCGGTGCCCCCGCCGAAGCCGCCCCGCAGGTCCCGGCCGGCCCGTACGACCACCTGCTCGAAGCCGCCGTACGCGCCCTGGACGCGGGTGACTTCGGCGGTGCGGTGCAGGCGTACAAGAACGTGCTGAGTGACGACCCCGGCAACAGTGAGGCCGGACTGGGCCTCGCGCAGGCCGAGTTGCTGCAGCGTGTGCAGGGCGCGGACCCGCAGGAGGTGCGCAAGGCCGCCGCCGAGAACCCGGCCGACGCGCAGGCGCAGATCGCCGCGGCCGACCTCGATCTCGTCGGCGGTCACGTGGAGGACGCGTTCGGGCGGCTCATCGACACGGTGCGGCGCGCGGCGGGGGAGGACCGGGACGCCGTACGGCGGCGGTTGCTCGAACTCTTCGAGGTGGTCGGCGCGGACGATCCGCGGGTGGCCGCGGCGCGGCGGGCACTGGCGCGGGCCCTGTTCTGA
- a CDS encoding TetR/AcrR family transcriptional regulator — protein MQSRTPAARATGRPRSAAADAAILAATREALVELGWSKLTLGDVATRAGVAKTTLYRRWAGKNELVVDAVAELFDELRLPDRGSLAGDIEGVVLQFAAILVRPEARSGLMAVIAESTRDDALRERIRASIVDRQKRLVLEGRCRAQARGELPPEPDPATTSRAVDLIFDVVAGAVVHRVLVSAEPADEEWARGFTRLLLLGLRGAAEPAP, from the coding sequence ATGCAGAGCCGCACCCCCGCCGCCCGCGCCACGGGCCGCCCCCGCAGCGCCGCCGCGGATGCCGCGATCCTTGCGGCGACGCGGGAGGCTCTCGTCGAGCTGGGCTGGTCGAAGCTGACGCTGGGCGACGTGGCCACGCGGGCCGGCGTCGCGAAGACGACCCTCTACCGGCGCTGGGCCGGCAAGAACGAACTGGTCGTCGACGCGGTGGCGGAACTCTTCGACGAACTGCGTCTCCCCGACCGCGGCAGCCTGGCGGGCGACATCGAGGGCGTGGTCCTGCAGTTCGCCGCGATCCTGGTCCGTCCGGAGGCGAGGAGCGGCCTCATGGCCGTCATCGCCGAGTCGACCCGCGACGACGCCCTCCGCGAACGGATCCGCGCCTCCATCGTCGACCGCCAGAAACGCCTCGTCCTGGAGGGCCGCTGCCGTGCCCAGGCCCGCGGCGAACTCCCCCCGGAACCCGACCCCGCCACCACCTCACGCGCCGTCGACCTCATCTTCGACGTTGTCGCGGGTGCGGTGGTCCACCGCGTCCTCGTCAGCGCCGAACCGGCGGACGAGGAGTGGGCACGGGGCTTCACGAGACTGCTACTGCTGGGGTTGAGAGGGGCGGCGGAGCCGGCCCCGTAA
- a CDS encoding methylmalonyl-CoA mutase family protein — translation MDADAIEEGRRRWQARYDAGRKREGDFTTVSGDVVEAAYGPRAGDVYAGFERIGWPGEYPFTRGLYPTGYRGRTWTIRQFAGFGNARQTNERYTMILAHGGGGLSVAFDMPTLMGRDSDDPRSSGEVGHCGVAVDSAADMEALFKDIPLGDVTTSMTISGPAVPVFCLYLVAAERQGVDPGVLNGTLQTDIFKEYIAQKEWLFPPEPHLRLIGDLMEHCAAEIPAYKPLSVSGYHIREAGATAAQELAYTLADGFGYVELGLSRGMDVDVFAPGLSFFFDAHVDFFEEIAKFRAARRIWARWMRDVYGARTDKAQWLRFHTQTAGVSLTAQQPYNNVVRTAVEALAAVLGGTNSLHTNALDETLALPSAQAAEIALRTQQVLMEETGVANVADPLGGSWYIEQLTDRIEADAEKIFDQIEERGLRAHPDGRHPIGPITSGILRGIEDGWFTGEIAESAFRYQQALEKGEKKVVGVNVHQGSVTGDLEILRVGHEVEREQARVLAERKAGRDDAAVRRALDAVLVAARDGGNMIGPMLDAARAEATLGEICGVLREEWGVYTEPAVF, via the coding sequence ATGGACGCTGACGCCATCGAAGAAGGTCGCCGACGCTGGCAGGCGCGGTATGACGCCGGGCGGAAGCGGGAGGGGGACTTCACGACGGTTTCCGGGGATGTGGTGGAGGCGGCGTACGGGCCCCGGGCGGGGGACGTGTACGCGGGGTTCGAGCGGATCGGGTGGCCGGGGGAGTACCCGTTCACGCGCGGGCTGTATCCGACGGGGTACCGGGGGCGGACGTGGACGATCCGGCAGTTCGCGGGGTTCGGGAACGCGCGGCAGACCAACGAGCGGTACACGATGATCCTGGCCCACGGGGGCGGGGGGCTGTCCGTCGCGTTCGACATGCCGACCCTCATGGGGCGGGATTCCGATGATCCCCGGTCGTCGGGAGAGGTCGGGCACTGTGGGGTGGCCGTCGACTCCGCAGCCGACATGGAGGCGCTGTTCAAGGACATTCCGCTCGGGGACGTCACCACGTCCATGACGATCAGCGGGCCCGCTGTCCCCGTTTTCTGTCTGTATCTCGTCGCTGCCGAGCGGCAGGGCGTCGATCCCGGCGTGCTGAACGGCACGCTGCAGACCGACATCTTCAAGGAGTACATCGCGCAGAAGGAGTGGCTCTTCCCGCCGGAGCCGCATCTCCGGCTCATCGGTGACCTCATGGAGCACTGCGCGGCCGAGATTCCCGCCTACAAGCCGTTGTCCGTCTCCGGCTATCACATCCGCGAGGCCGGAGCCACCGCCGCGCAGGAGCTGGCGTACACGCTCGCGGACGGGTTCGGGTACGTCGAGCTGGGGCTCAGCCGGGGGATGGATGTCGACGTGTTCGCGCCCGGGCTGTCCTTCTTCTTCGACGCGCACGTCGATTTCTTCGAGGAGATCGCCAAGTTCCGCGCGGCGCGCAGGATCTGGGCGCGGTGGATGCGGGACGTGTACGGGGCGCGGACCGACAAGGCGCAGTGGCTGCGGTTCCACACGCAGACGGCAGGTGTCTCACTGACCGCGCAGCAGCCGTACAACAACGTGGTGCGCACGGCGGTGGAGGCGCTCGCGGCGGTCCTCGGCGGGACCAACTCCCTGCACACCAACGCCCTGGACGAGACCCTGGCGCTGCCCTCCGCGCAGGCCGCCGAGATCGCGCTGCGTACGCAGCAGGTGCTCATGGAGGAGACCGGCGTCGCCAACGTGGCCGATCCGCTCGGCGGTTCGTGGTACATCGAGCAGCTCACCGACCGGATCGAGGCGGACGCGGAGAAGATCTTCGACCAGATCGAGGAGCGGGGGCTGCGGGCCCACCCCGACGGGCGGCACCCCATCGGGCCGATCACGTCCGGGATTCTGCGGGGGATCGAGGACGGGTGGTTCACCGGGGAGATCGCGGAGTCGGCGTTCCGGTACCAGCAGGCTCTGGAGAAGGGGGAGAAGAAGGTTGTCGGGGTCAACGTCCACCAGGGGTCCGTGACCGGGGACCTGGAGATTCTGCGGGTCGGTCATGAGGTGGAGCGGGAGCAGGCGCGGGTGCTCGCGGAGCGGAAGGCGGGGCGGGACGACGCCGCTGTGCGGCGAGCTCTGGATGCCGTACTCGTCGCCGCGCGGGACGGGGGCAACATGATCGGGCCGATGCTGGATGCGGCGCGGGCCGAGGCCACGTTGGGGGAGATCTGCGGGGTGCTGCGGGAGGAGTGGGGGGTGTACACGGAGCCGGCGGTGTTCTAG
- a CDS encoding DUF3817 domain-containing protein, translating to MKKSVLTRYRVMAYVTAVLLILLTVGVIGKRLLGMDGFDGFVTVVGFAHGWLYVLYLVFAFDLGSKAKMPLGRLAWVLLAGTVPTAAFFVERKVSREVEPLILKDAAPKPAAA from the coding sequence ATGAAGAAGAGCGTCTTGACCCGCTACCGGGTGATGGCCTACGTCACCGCTGTACTGCTGATCCTGCTGACGGTGGGCGTGATCGGGAAGCGCCTGCTGGGCATGGACGGCTTCGACGGCTTCGTCACGGTGGTCGGCTTCGCGCACGGCTGGCTGTACGTGCTGTACCTGGTCTTCGCCTTCGACCTCGGCAGCAAGGCGAAGATGCCGCTGGGCCGCCTCGCCTGGGTGCTGCTCGCCGGCACGGTCCCCACGGCCGCCTTCTTCGTCGAACGCAAGGTGAGCCGGGAGGTCGAGCCGCTCATCCTCAAGGACGCGGCCCCCAAGCCCGCCGCGGCCTGA
- a CDS encoding MarR family transcriptional regulator: MPKPLSLSFDPISRADEHWKQRWGNVPSMAAITSIMRAQQILLAEVDAVVKPYGLTFARYEALVLLTFSQKGELPMSKIGERLMVHPTSVTNTVDRLVRSGLVDKRPNPADGRGTLASITDKGREVCDAATRDLMSMDFGLSAYDAEECAEIFAMLRPLRVAAGDFEES, from the coding sequence GTGCCGAAGCCGCTCAGCCTATCCTTCGACCCCATCTCGCGTGCCGACGAGCACTGGAAGCAGCGCTGGGGAAACGTCCCGTCCATGGCCGCGATCACCTCGATCATGCGCGCCCAGCAGATCCTGCTGGCCGAGGTCGACGCGGTCGTCAAGCCGTACGGGCTGACCTTCGCGCGTTACGAGGCCCTTGTGCTCCTCACCTTCTCCCAGAAGGGCGAGCTGCCGATGTCCAAGATCGGTGAGCGGCTGATGGTGCACCCCACCTCCGTGACGAACACCGTCGACCGCCTGGTGAGGTCCGGCCTCGTCGACAAGCGCCCCAACCCCGCCGACGGCCGCGGCACCCTCGCCTCCATCACCGACAAGGGCCGCGAGGTCTGCGACGCCGCCACCCGCGACCTCATGTCCATGGACTTCGGCCTCAGCGCCTACGACGCCGAGGAATGCGCCGAGATCTTCGCGATGCTCCGCCCGCTGAGGGTGGCGGCGGGGGACTTCGAGGAGAGCTGA